ACACCGACATCTTCGTGACCTTCAACGGTGCGCGCGCCTGGGCCATCGGCGAAAAGACCCGCGTGGACGTGTTCGATTTCAACTTCAACCTGGACGGCACCGAGGGCCTGGGTGACGACCGCATCGACCGTTCGCGGCATTTCCGTGGCGTGGTCGGCGGCTATCGCCTGCCGACGGCCAAGCCGATGTACCTGGAGCCGTTCTTCTACCAGTTCCGCAACGACAACCAGGTGTGGGGCCGCCAGACCGCCGAAGAACACCGCAACTACTACGGCCTGCGGCTGTGGGGCAACGTGGGCAAGCTGCGCACCGATTCATTCGTGACCGTGCAGCGCGGCAGCTTCGGTGGACGCGATCTGCGTGCCTACATGGCCAGCACCTCCAATGCCTGGTCGCTGAGCGAAACCGGCTGGAAGCCGCGTCTGGGCTTCCATAGCGAAATCGCCTCCGGCGGCGGCGGCACCTCAGGCACCGGCACGCTGCGCAACAACAACTTCCTGTACGGCAATACGATCTACTTCAGCTGGGCCACGTTCTTCGGCCCGGTGAACCTGGTCACCGCCGCGCCGACGTTCACCTTCTCGCCCACCTCCAAGCTCACCGTCAACCTGGAATGGGAAACGCTGTGGCGCCAGACCACCAGCGATGCGATCTACAACAACCAGGCGCGCCCCTATGCACGCACCCAGGACACCGGCGAGCGCCGGATCGGCACCATGCCGCGCATCAACGCCACCTGGAATATCGACCCGAACTGGTCGGTGACCTTCCGCGCCGAGCACCTGATGGCCGGGCCGGCATTGGAAAAGGCCGGCTACGGCGATTCGACCTTCGTGATGGGCTGGTTGAACTTCCGCTTCTAAGCATGCATCGGTGCGCCTGCGCGCAGCGATGCGGTGTGCGTTATTGCTGCGCGCCTGCACAGCGACACATCCGCATCCCGCGTCCTGTCAGGGACGCGGGATGTTGCTTTTCAGCGTAGCGACTGCAGTGGGTGCCATGACCGCGGCACGCACGCCTTGCAATCCCGTGACGATCGCACCGATTCGGCCATAAAGCTCCAGGGACGCTGCTGGCGGACCAGGTCGTGGCCTCGGGCTCCGCTCGCGACCTGATGGATGCGCCACGCCACTGGCGCGCCGCAACACTACTGGATCGTAGTAGTCGCGCGCTCCGCAAGCCGGCTGGCCGGCACTGGCCAGCGATCGTCTCCGGCACCTTCTTCGCGTCTGGCGTACCGAGCGATGGTCAGATGCTTGCCGTCGCCGTCGGCCTGCAGCGGGCGCATCTGTCCGCGCAGTGCAGGCGGCAGCTCGGCAAGTCGCTGCGCAAGCGGCCGTGTATCGGCCGGGCGATCGCGCAACCACAGCAGGGCGGCCACCGTACGCATTGCCGCGGCAGTGTCCTGCAGCGTGTGCTGGTACTTGGCATAGTCCGGACGCGCCGCGCTGACCAACAGGCAACCGGTGGCATTGGCCACGCAGGCCACCGTGGCCGTGTCGGGCGTTGACACCATGCCGGGCGGCAGCGCTTGATCCTGCGCCAGCAATGCCTGCACCGGCGCACTGCAGGCCCAGGTAAAGGTTGGTGCCAGCAGCGCCTGGGTGCGCTCGCGGTCCAATAGCCGTGGCGAGATGCGATCCAGCCAGTCGCGATCGCCATCCTGGACGGACGCGTCCTGCAGCATCGAAAACACCAAGCGCGATTCGCCGTGCAGCGCATTGCACAGCGAGATCTCTTCCATCACCGCCGGTGCGAACGCCGCGGCGCACTGCGCAGGCAGCGGCGGCCGCGCCGGCAGCTCGGCCAGCATGTCCGCAAAGAGCTGCGCATTGCCGCGCAGCATCGCCGCGCCGATCATCGTGACCGCCAGGTTGTCGCCGCTACGCAGCAGCACCCGGGCAACCTGCGCGTTGGTGCAGACCTCGCTCAAGGCCTGGGTGGTACGCCCCTGGACGAAATCCAGCGCGCTGGCGGTCATCGACAACGGCATCCGCGGCAGCTCGGGCAACGTCATATCGGCGCGTGGCCGGAACGGGCTGCGGTAGTCGGTGTAGTCGGCCAATGCCTGCATCCTGCTCAGCATCGGCGCCTGTGTGGCCAGCGCATCGGCATAGGCCTGCGGTTGTTCGCGCACGTGCTGTAAACATCCGCCTGCGCTGGCGCTGCACAGGGCCGGCGCAGTGGATGGCCAGCTTGGCAGGCGCGGATAGTCCGCGACGGCACTGCGAAACGGCACCTCGCGTGGCAGCCGATTCAGGCGTTCCACATCCTGGGCCAACACGGTCTCGCGCTGCGCTTCCGGAACCGCATAGGACAGCGACCAGAGTGCCGCGAACATATTGGCCCCGCGCAACGGCGGCAGCGGTTGAC
The window above is part of the Xanthomonas cassavae CFBP 4642 genome. Proteins encoded here:
- a CDS encoding alginate export family protein, whose product is MQLTRLAQPAMADTSFGATRRRLCLAIGLALPGLALAQVQPAPANAEQAVAEPAKAPVTAAPATAKGYPQEAQGWGAKQGGNMWQVRWAEDWSYLKDPSKRKSPFDPLKYIPLSEDGDVYVSLSNELRVRSNTITNPGLIPGSHSQQQYLLRAFFGADLHVGQHFRLYTELAHGSLDGRNEGAKTGTQENNAILQQVFFDVKGTIGGADTGLRVGRQVFVDGPTTLMALRDNTDIFVTFNGARAWAIGEKTRVDVFDFNFNLDGTEGLGDDRIDRSRHFRGVVGGYRLPTAKPMYLEPFFYQFRNDNQVWGRQTAEEHRNYYGLRLWGNVGKLRTDSFVTVQRGSFGGRDLRAYMASTSNAWSLSETGWKPRLGFHSEIASGGGGTSGTGTLRNNNFLYGNTIYFSWATFFGPVNLVTAAPTFTFSPTSKLTVNLEWETLWRQTTSDAIYNNQARPYARTQDTGERRIGTMPRINATWNIDPNWSVTFRAEHLMAGPALEKAGYGDSTFVMGWLNFRF